The sequence TATAGTCGACCGCGAAAACGCTATCGCTCAAATCTACCGTGCCAGACCTGCCATTTATATTTTTTAATTCTACTTGCATGACGCCACCTATTTCGATTTCACAGAAGCGTTGATGACAAGTCGGCCATTTTTATGGCCAGGCACACCGCCCTTTACTAAAAGGTAGCCTTTTTCCTCGTTCACTTCAACAATTTCTAAATTTTGAATGCATTTTTTAACCGCACCCATATGCCCTGCCATTTTTTTACCTTTAAAAACGCGGCCTGGTGTCTGACACTGACCGATTGAGCCAGGGACACGATGCGATAGTGAGTTACCGTGTGTTGCACGTTGCATACTAAAATTATGGCGTTTTACCGTCCCTGCAAAGCCTTTACCAATGCTAACACCGCGCACATCGACTCGCGCGCCTGCAGTAAACAACGACAATGGAATCTCAGCGCCCAACTCGTAGTTAGCTAACTCTGACGCTTCAACGCGAAATTCTGACAGACCAGCACCAACCTCAACACTGTTTTTAGCAAAGTGGCCTATTTCTGGCTTACTCAAACGCGATGGCTTTTGCTTACCAAACGCAACTTGAACCGCCGTGTACCCATCTTTTTCTACTGTTTTATGTGTTACTACCACATTTTGCGGAACGCGAATAACCGTCACTGGCACTGCACTACCGTCCTCTTGAAAGACACGTGTCATGCCTTCCTTATAACCTATAACTCCCATTTTCATATTTATTTACCTCAAAAATAAAAAAGCGAGAGGAGGGATGGGGTCCCTCTTCGCTCAAACCCTAAGGGGGGCATATCTTAATCTAATTCTATCTTTACGTCAACACCTGCGGCTAAATCAAGCTTAGTTAATGCATCAATTGTTTTTTCGTTTGGCTTGATAATATCCATTAACCGTTTGTAGGTGCGGATTTCATATTGATCACGCGCATCTTTATTAACGTGCGGCGAAATGAGAATTGTGTGAATCTCCTTTTGCACAGGCAAAGGAATTGGACCCTTCACCTGCGCACCAGAGCGCTTCGCTGTTTCTACAATTTCTTTTGCTGATGCATCAATTAATTTGTGATCAAAAGACTTTAAACGGATTCTGATTTTTTGATTAGTCATAACTCGCCTTACGCAACAATTTTAGAGACGACGCCAGCACCTACGGTACGACCACCTTCACGAATCGCAAATCGCAATCCCTCATCCATCGCAATCGGTGCAATCAACTCAACTTCAATCTTGATGTTATCACCTGGCATAACCATCTCAACGTCTGCAGG comes from Ostreibacterium oceani and encodes:
- the rplC gene encoding 50S ribosomal protein L3, producing MKMGVIGYKEGMTRVFQEDGSAVPVTVIRVPQNVVVTHKTVEKDGYTAVQVAFGKQKPSRLSKPEIGHFAKNSVEVGAGLSEFRVEASELANYELGAEIPLSLFTAGARVDVRGVSIGKGFAGTVKRHNFSMQRATHGNSLSHRVPGSIGQCQTPGRVFKGKKMAGHMGAVKKCIQNLEIVEVNEEKGYLLVKGGVPGHKNGRLVINASVKSK
- the rpsJ gene encoding 30S ribosomal protein S10, giving the protein MTNQKIRIRLKSFDHKLIDASAKEIVETAKRSGAQVKGPIPLPVQKEIHTILISPHVNKDARDQYEIRTYKRLMDIIKPNEKTIDALTKLDLAAGVDVKIELD
- a CDS encoding EF-Tu C-terminal domain-related protein, producing PADVEMVMPGDNIKIEVELIAPIAMDEGLRFAIREGGRTVGAGVVSKIVA